The nucleotide sequence AAGCTACGGGAGCAGCTTCGCCAGCAGCCAAGTCGAGAGGGAAGTTGTGAGCGTTACGCTCGTGCATGACTTCCATACCCAAGTTAGCCCGGTTGATCACGTCAGCCCAGGTGGCTACACCGCGACCGCCAGCATCCACAATGGACTGGTTGAAGTTGAAACCGTTCAGGTTAAAGGCCATGGTGCTCACGCCCAGAGCGGTACACCAGATGCCCACAACCGGCCAAGCTGCCAAGAAGAAGTGCAGAGAACGGCTGTTGTTAAAGGAAGCGTATTGGAAGATCAAGCGACCGAAGTAACCGTGGGCAGCCACGATGTTGTAGGTCTCTTCTTCCTGACCGAACTTGTAGCCGGAGTTCTGAGACTCTTCTTCAGAGGTCTCGCGGATCAAGGAGGAGGTCACCAAAGAACCGTGCATGGCGGAGAACAAAGAACCACCGAATACACCCGCGACACCCAGCATGTGGAAGGGGTGCATCAGGATGTTGTGCTCGGCTTGGAAGACCAACATGAAGTTGAAGGTACCGGAGATACCCAGAGGCATACCGTCAGAGAAGGAACCCTGACCGATGGGGTAAATCAAGAACACGGCAGAAGCTGCAGCAACGGGGGCAGAGTAGGCCACTGCAATCCAAGGACGCATGCCCAAGCGGTAGGACAGTTCCCACTCGCGGCCCATGTAGCAGGCAACACCGAGCAAGAAGTGCAGCACGACAAGCTGGTAAGGACCGCCGTTGTAGAGCCACTCATCCAGAGAAGCAGCTTCCCAGATGGGGTAGAAGTGCA is from Synechococcus sp. PCC 7336 and encodes:
- the psbA gene encoding photosystem II q(b) protein; the encoded protein is MTTLVQRRESGSVWEQFCEWITSTDNRIYIGWFGVLMIPTLLAAASCYIIAFVGAPAVDIDGIREPVQGSLFGGNNIISGAVVPSSAAIGLHFYPIWEAASLDEWLYNGGPYQLVVLHFLLGVACYMGREWELSYRLGMRPWIAVAYSAPVAAASAVFLIYPIGQGSFSDGMPLGISGTFNFMLVFQAEHNILMHPFHMLGVAGVFGGSLFSAMHGSLVTSSLIRETSEEESQNSGYKFGQEEETYNIVAAHGYFGRLIFQYASFNNSRSLHFFLAAWPVVGIWCTALGVSTMAFNLNGFNFNQSIVDAGGRGVATWADVINRANLGMEVMHERNAHNFPLDLAAGEAAPVALVAPSIEA